In a single window of the Perca flavescens isolate YP-PL-M2 chromosome 18, PFLA_1.0, whole genome shotgun sequence genome:
- the LOC114572938 gene encoding alpha-N-acetylgalactosaminidase, giving the protein MHLAVLLSASALFVATFALDNGEMRTPPMGWLAWERFRCDIDCEHDPKNCISENLFMDMADRLSEDGWRELGYVYVNIDDCWSSMKRDKNGRLQADPKRFPGGIHKLARYMHDRGLKLGLYGDMGTHTCGGYPGTTLDKIEIDAQTLADWEVDMFKFDGCYSNATEQEKGYPLMSKALNATGRPIGYSCSWPAYQGGLPPQVNYTQLGEICNLWRNYGDIQDSWDSVLNIIDWFFENQDVLIPAAGPGQWNDPDMLVAGDFGLSMEQSRAQMALWAIMAAPLFMSNDLRTISSGARSILQNKMAISINQDAMGIQGRRILTEKSQIQVFWRPLSNNASALVFFSRRNDMPYRYQTTLSKLNYTTGSYQIYDVFTEKTMVLKDSTSFVVSVNPTGVVMWYVSAPAKLNHRQFYKGGRLQGSGYDDENAVPRVFL; this is encoded by the exons ATGCATTTGGCGGTGCTTCTGTCTGCGTCGGCGCTCTTTGTGGCCACCTTCGCCCTTGACAATGGAGAGATGAGGACCCCTCCAATGGGCTGGTTGGCATGGGAACGATTCCGCTGTGACATTGACTGTGAACACGACCCCAAGAACTGCATCAG TGAGAATCTGTTCATGGACATGGCAGACAGACTCTCAGAGGACGGCTGGAGGGAACTTGGCTACGTCTATGTGAACATAGATGACTGCTGGTCCTCCATGAAGAGAGACAAGAATGGACGGCTGCAGGCTGACCCTAAAAG ATTCCCAGGAGGCATCCACAAACTGGCACGCTACATGCATGACAGGGGTCTCAAGCTGGGCCTCTACGGGGACATGGGCACACACACCTGTGGGGGCTACCCCGGCACAACACTGGACAAGATCGAGATAGACGCTCAGACTTTAGCTGACTGGGAGGTGGATATGTTTAAGTTTGACGGCTGTTATTCTAATGCCACAGAGCAAGAGAAGG GTTACCCTCTCATGTCAAAGGCTTTAAATGCTACTGGCCGTCCCATTGGCTATTCCTGCAGTTGGCCTGCCTACCAGGGTGGCCTGCCACCTCAG GTAAACTACACTCAGCTGGGCGAGATCTGCAACCTGTGGCGTAACTATGGCGACATCCAGGACTCTTGGGACAGTGTCCTGAACATTATTGACTGGTTCTTTGAAAACCAGGATGTCTTGATACCTGCAGCTGGTCCTGGACAGTGGAATGACCCTGATATG CTGGTTGCTGGCGACTTTGGCCTCAGCATGGAGCAGTCTCGGGCTCAGATGGCTCTGTGGGCCATTATGGCTGCTCCTCTTTTCATGTCCAATGACCTGCGCACCATCAGCAGTGGGGCCCGCAGCATCCTGCAGAACAAAATGGCCATCAGCATCAATCAGGACGCCATGGGCATCCAAGGAAGGCGCATTCTAACG GAGAAGAGTCAAATTCAGGTGTTCTGGCGCCCCCTGTCAAACAATGCCAGTGCATTGGTCTTCTTCAGTCGTCGTAATGACATGCCCTACCGCTACCAGACTACCCTCAGCAAACTCAACTACACCACCGGCAGCTACCAG ATCTACGATGTCTTTACTGAGAAGACCATGGTGCTGAAAGACTCCACCAGCTTCGTGGTGTCTGTGAACCCCACAGGTGTGGTCATGTGGTATGTGTCTGCGCCCGCCAAACTGAACCATCGCCAGTTCTACAAAGGTGGCAGACTCCAGGGGTCTGGATATGATGATGAAAACGCCGTGCCCCGTGTCTTCCTCTGA